In a single window of the Lynx canadensis isolate LIC74 chromosome E2, mLynCan4.pri.v2, whole genome shotgun sequence genome:
- the CAPN12 gene encoding calpain-12, with translation MACGSRRVTIQLVDEEAGPGTRGPKPFRGQRYEAIRAACLDEGILFCDPYFPAGPDALGYDELGPDSEKAKGVEWLRPQEFCAEPQFICEDMSRTDVCQGRLGNCWFLAAAASLTLYPRLLCRVVPPGQGFQGGYAGVFHFQLWQFGRWVDVVVDDRLPVRDGKLMFVRSDQRNEFWAPLLEKAYAKLHGSYEVMRGGHMNEAFVDFTGGVGEVLYLRRDTPGLFSALRHALAKESLVGATALSDRGEYRTEDGLVKGHAYSVTGTYKVSLGFTKVRLLRLRNPWGRVEWTGAWSDSCPRWDALPAECRDALLVKKEDGEFWMGLEDFVRCFNTVQVCSLSPEVLGPSPAGGGWHIHTFQGRWVRGFNSGGSQPGNETFWTNPQFRLTLLEPDEEEDDDEEGPWGGWGAAGAWGPARGGRIPKCTVLLSLIQRNRRRLRAQGLTYLTVGFHVFQIPEELLGLWDSPRSRALLPGLLRADRSPFCARRDVSRRCRLRPGHYLVVPSAARAGDEADFTLRVFSERRHTAVEIDDVISADLHALLVPYVPLELGLEQLFQELAGEEEALSAPQLQTLLSIALEPARSHARTPREIGLRTCEQLLRCFGNGRSLTLHHFQQLWGHLLEWQATFDKFDEDASGTMNSYELRLALNAAGFHLNNQLTQALTSRYRDSRLQVDFERFVSCAAQLTCIFRHCSRQLEGGEGVVCLTRRQWMEVATFS, from the exons ATGGCGTGTGGCAGCAGGAGGGTCACGATCCAGCTGGTGGACGAGGAGGCGGGGCCTGGAACCAGGGGCCCGAAGCCCTTTCGGGGCCAGAGATACGAGGCAATCCGAGCAGCCTGCCTGGATGAGGGAATCCTGTTCTGCGATCCTTACTTCCCTGCTGGCCCCGATGCCCTTGGCTACGATGAGCTGGGGCCGGACTCGGAGAAGGCCAAAGGGGTGGAATGGCTGAGGCCCCAA gagttTTGCGCCGAGCCCCAGTTCATCTGTGAGGATATGAGCCGAACAGACGTGTGTCAGGGGCGTCTAG GTAACTGCTGGTTTCTTGCGGCCGCTGCCTCCCTCACTCTGTATCCCCGGCTCCTGTGCCGGGTGGTGCCCCCTGGACAGGGGTTCCAAGGGGGCTACGCAGGTGTCTTCCACTTCCAG CTCTGGCAGTTTGGCCGCTGGGTGGACGTCGTGGTGGACGACAGGCTGCCGGTTCGTGACGGGAAGCTGATGTTCGTGCGCTCGGATCAGCGGAACGAGTTCTGGGCCCCGCTCCTGGAAAAGGCCTATGCCAA GCTCCACGGCTCCTATGAGGTGATGCGAGGCGGCCACATGAATGAGGCCTTCGTGGACTTCACAGGCGGCGTGGGCGAGGTACTCTACCTGAGGCGAGACACCCCAGGCCTCTTCTCCGCCCTGCGCCATGCCTTGGCCAAGGAGTCCCTCGTGGGCGCCACTGCCCTG AGTGATCGGGGCGAGTACCGCACCGAAGACGGGCTGGTGAAGGGACACGCGTATTCAGTCACGGGCACATACAAG GTGTCCCTGGGCTTCACCAAGGTGCGGCTGCTGCGGCTGCGGAACCCATGGGGCCGCGTGGAGTGGACCGGGGCCTGGAGCGACAG CTGCCCACGCTGGGACGCGCTCCCCGCCGAGTGCCGAGACGCCCTGCTGGTCAAAAAGGAGGATGGCGAGTTCTG GATGGGGCTGGAGGACTTCGTCCGATGCTTCAACACCGTCCAGGTCTGCTCGCTGAGCCCCGAGGTGCTGGGCCCGAGCCCGGCGGGGGGTGGCTGGCACATCCACACTTTCCAAGGCCGCTGGGTGCGGGGCTTCAACTCTGGCGGGAGCCAGCCTGGCAACG AGACCTTCTGGACCAACCCCCAGTTCCGACTGACGCTGCTGGAGCCCGATGAGGAAGAGGACGATGATGAGGAGGGGccctgggggggctggggggcggcaGGAGCGTGGGGCCCTGCGAGGGGTGGCCGCATCCCCAAGTGCACCGTCCTTCTGTCACTCATCCAGCGCAACCGCAGGCGCCTGAGGGCCCAGGGCCTCACTTACCTCACCGTGGGTTTCCACGTGTTCCAG ATCCCCGAGGAG CTGCTGGGCCTGTGGGACTCCCCGCGCAGCCGCGCGCTCCTGCCCGGCCTGCTGCGCGCCGACCGCTCGCCCTTCTGCGCCCGCCGCGACGTGAGCCGCCGCTGCCGCCTGCGCCCCGGCCACTACCTGGTGGTGCCCAGCGCCGCCCGCGCCGGCGACGAGGCCGACTTCACGCTGCGCGTCTTCTCCGAGCGCCGCCACACCGCCGT GGAGATCGATGACGTCATCAGCGCCGACCTGCACGCCCTCCTG GTCCCCTACGTTCCCCTGGAGCTGGGGCTGGAGCAGCTATTTCAGGAGCTGGCCGGAGAG GAGGAAGCACTCAGCGCCCCTCAGCTCCAGACCTTATTAAGCATCGCCCTGGAGCCTG CCAGGTCCCACGCCCGGACCCCTCGAGAGATTGGGCTCAGGACCTGTGAGCAGCTGCTGCGGTGTTTTGGG AACGGGCGAAGCCTCACCCTGCACCACTTCCAGCAGCTCTGGGGCCATCTCCTGGAGTGGCAG GCCACATTTGACAAGTTCGATGAGGACGCCTCTGGAACCATGAACTCGTACGAGCTGAGGCTGGCGCTGAATGCGGCAG GCTTCCACCTGAACAACCAGCTGACCCAGGCCCTCACCAGCCGCTACCGGGACAGCCGCCTGCAGGTGGACTTCGAGCGCTTCGTGTCGTGCGCAGCCCAGCTCACCTGCATCTTCC GCCACTGCAGCCGGCAGCTGGAGGGAGGCGAGGGCGTCGTCTGCCTGACCCGCAGACAG TGGATGGAGGTGGCCACCTTCTCCTAG